In Gammaproteobacteria bacterium, one DNA window encodes the following:
- a CDS encoding IS3 family transposase yields ANRRGRAEQPKNHTKPKGYNATAPNQVWSWDITYLASAVRGIFYYLYLIEDIFSRKIVGWEIHERESAEYASQLIRKACLTENIHQEGQVLHSDNGSPMKGATMLATLQKLGVVPSFSRPSVSDDNPYSESLFRTLKYTPDYPNQPFQNLEVAREWVHGFVRWYNEQHRHSAIQYVTPTQRHEGVDQAILIQRKAVYEAAKKRNPARWSGEIRNWDRIENVWLNPPKEIRAEEQKLAIAA; encoded by the coding sequence AGCCAATCGCAGGGGACGTGCGGAGCAACCCAAAAATCACACCAAACCCAAAGGATACAATGCCACTGCACCCAACCAGGTCTGGAGCTGGGATATCACCTATCTGGCTTCAGCGGTACGCGGAATTTTCTATTATCTTTACTTGATAGAAGATATCTTCAGTCGCAAAATTGTTGGCTGGGAAATCCATGAACGGGAAAGTGCCGAGTATGCTAGCCAGCTGATCAGGAAAGCCTGTCTGACTGAGAATATCCATCAGGAAGGCCAGGTGTTGCATTCTGATAACGGCAGCCCGATGAAGGGTGCAACCATGTTGGCGACATTACAGAAGCTGGGCGTGGTGCCCTCGTTTAGCCGCCCTTCGGTGAGTGATGACAATCCCTACTCAGAGAGCCTGTTTCGCACATTGAAATATACGCCTGACTATCCGAATCAACCCTTTCAAAATCTGGAAGTGGCAAGGGAGTGGGTTCATGGCTTTGTACGATGGTATAACGAGCAACATCGTCATAGTGCTATTCAATATGTGACACCAACTCAGCGACATGAAGGCGTAGATCAGGCCATACTGATACAGAGGAAGGCTGTTTACGAGGCTGCGAAAAAGCGTAATCCTGCGCGCTGGTCAGGCGAAATCAGAAACTGGGACAGGATTGAAAATGTCTGGTTGAATCCTCCGAAAGAGATTCGGGCCGAAGAACAAAAGCTCGCCATAGCTGCATGA
- a CDS encoding 2-hydroxyacid dehydrogenase: protein MKIIFFSSKRYDEEYFSLLNKNYNHDIRFVEAKLTCDTINLINGESVVCAFVNDVLDRNVLSLLSELNVKLIALRCAGFNNVDVSAANDLSIKVVRVPAYSPSAVAEHAVCLMLSLNRKIYRSYNRVREGNFSLDGLLGFDFSGKTIGIVGTGKIGSIVARIMSAMGMNVLAYDPLHNHECINMGVNYVGIEELFMASDVISLHCPLTAETKYLVDESALDKMKTGVMLINTSRGAILDACAVIEKLKSKKLGYLGLDVYEQESDLFFEDLSCEIIQDDIFERLLTFPNVLITAHQGFFTSNALENIADTTLNSIKQFEDGVVLSDDVLVSDFC, encoded by the coding sequence ATGAAAATCATATTCTTTAGTAGTAAGCGTTATGATGAGGAATATTTTTCTTTATTGAACAAAAATTATAATCACGATATTCGATTTGTTGAGGCTAAATTAACATGCGATACGATTAATCTTATTAATGGTGAATCAGTCGTATGCGCCTTTGTTAATGATGTCCTTGATCGAAATGTCCTGTCTTTATTATCTGAATTAAATGTAAAGCTTATTGCTCTTCGCTGTGCTGGTTTTAATAATGTTGATGTCTCTGCTGCCAATGACTTGAGTATTAAAGTCGTTCGGGTGCCTGCTTACTCGCCTTCTGCTGTAGCGGAACATGCGGTTTGTCTTATGCTTTCTTTAAACAGGAAAATATACCGCTCTTATAACAGAGTGCGTGAGGGTAATTTTTCTCTGGATGGTTTGCTGGGTTTCGATTTTTCAGGCAAGACAATCGGGATAGTGGGTACGGGAAAGATAGGGTCAATAGTGGCGCGTATTATGAGTGCGATGGGGATGAATGTTCTGGCGTATGATCCACTGCATAATCATGAATGCATTAATATGGGTGTAAACTATGTGGGTATTGAAGAACTATTTATGGCGTCGGATGTTATTTCACTGCATTGTCCCTTAACGGCGGAAACAAAATACCTGGTGGATGAATCTGCGCTTGATAAAATGAAGACAGGGGTCATGCTGATTAATACCAGTCGTGGTGCAATACTGGACGCTTGTGCTGTCATTGAAAAACTTAAGTCAAAAAAACTGGGTTATTTAGGGCTGGATGTTTATGAGCAGGAAAGTGATCTGTTTTTTGAAGATCTTTCATGTGAGATTATTCAGGATGATATCTTTGAAAGATTACTTACTTTTCCTAATGTATTAATTACGGCTCATCAGGGTTTTTTTACCTCGAATGCATTGGAAAATATAGCAGATACGACATTGAATAGTATCAAGCAATTTGAGGATGGCGTTGTGTTATCGGATGATGTGTTGGTGTCTGATTTTTGTTAG
- a CDS encoding DUF4372 domain-containing protein, with protein MKSRQVIVKQKGNQAMSHYNTAFSQLLKLIPRHEFETLAKQHH; from the coding sequence ATGAAATCACGACAAGTCATTGTAAAACAAAAAGGAAACCAGGCCATGAGTCATTATAACACTGCCTTCTCACAACTTCTAAAATTGATACCGAGACATGAATTTGAGACCCTTGCAAAACAGCATCATTAA